The proteins below are encoded in one region of Mya arenaria isolate MELC-2E11 chromosome 15, ASM2691426v1:
- the LOC128219770 gene encoding uncharacterized protein LOC128219770: MWVLRCLFVLLVRITAVSSNICPPSTATGEVDFTKSLNVDDYISYGHSIPLLCCAKGFDHIDWYRKLANETFVSYPPSSPRTDAPVLEENNQVLRIIHADLSDNTTFRCDLVKNGSVIKNHTNRLHVSTCDPTPHGPFLVEPMPGNQTIYQYGGNVIFHCTGNFGCHVPDARVAFWMVNGTIHPVNASNRYVVTQTQSSDLSILGATLTINKVEPKDVYNTFVCLVYNDQSVIGMSERFVHIIKKDVLNNTKVIIIATCSVGGFILLVIVILLVCWCYSPQIQRFCYMRLPCWKIVTIDEDKYKYNVFVYHAEEDREIAENIKANLIERGYKVSMSADIMPGRGELPAYNTEFDWSGAVYFLYSKNLLSDQWAISCMTHLISEKKPVWFLEIDELKPKDALNWAKEGKKECEQPRANENVDSDIEISVADMDGTDDGSVVNNNGRGDAADVADDDSSLRNQDEDLKFWEKMPKIKVPKKNSSNRKMNNFWCSLENKLPKFKSQKSKSRKLAAEISKPDKNRGSSSTRPLLESDHNFMLEAEGPGAELSETPLRNEVFLFPETDLQSHDTGFVHPIPNNDYNMDAPRHHVAGGSDENIVNADVHGTFNDDHDDDETCVLEKEEVGISNPSENIPTLHLYTEVIQNNNHTGSNFAMEHKEEPARFPIVTNPKEIDLIGSHRRHSIKREQSESGFENSDNSGSERATSDFMSPASQSSGFSSGEYSSPTSSSDGRNSLPYNDSGFRFKGMNDQIDGKSDLRASHENQISNAHSKGFMNSNA; encoded by the exons ATGTGGGTGCTTCGTTGTTTGTTTGTCCTGTTGGTCAGGATAACAGCTGTTAGCTCCAATATATGCCCCCCTTCTACAGCCACAG gcgaagttgattttacaaaatcattgaatgtTGATGACTATATATCCTATGGCCACTCCATCCCATTACTATGCTGTGCCAAAGGCTTTGATCACATTGACTGGTACAGGAAATTAGCGAACGAAACATTTGTGTCCTACCCTCCTAGCTCACCAAGAACGGACGCTCCAGTGCTTGAAGAAAATAACCAAGTGTTGCGGATAATCCATGCAGATTTAAGCGACAATACAACATTTAGATGTGACCTGGTCAAGAATGGCTCTGTTATCAAAAACCATACAAACAGACTTCATGTttcta CATGTGACCCAACTCCTCATGGTCCATTTTTGGTTGAACCCATGCCAGGCAACCAGACAATATACCAGTATGGGGGGAATGTGATATTCCACTGCACAGGGAACTTTGGCTGTCATGTGCCAGATGCACGCGTGGCATTTTGGATGGTGAACGGAACGATTCATCCTGTAAACGCTAGCAATAGATATGTAGTGACTCAGACTCAAAG TTCAGACTTGTCCATTCTGGGTGCTACGCTCACCATCAACAAGGTTGAGCCAAAGGATGTTTACAACACTTTCGTATGCCTTGTGTATAACGATCAGTCTGTCATAGGCATGTCTGAAAGATTCGTCCACATTATAAAGAAAG ATGTTCTAAATAACACCAAAGTTATAATTATTGCGACATGCAGTGTGGGAGGATTCATTCTTCTGGTTATCGTCATTCTTCTAGTGTGCTGGTGTTACTCGCCTCAAATACAGCGCTTCTGCTACATGCGATTACCATGCTGGAAAATTGTCACAATTGATG AGGATAAGTATAAGTACAATGTGTTTGTGTATCATGCTGAAGAAGACCGTGAAATTGCTGAGAACATCAAAGCAAACCTAATAGAGCGTGGATACAAGGTTTCCATGTCTGCAGATATCATGCCTGGGAGAG gTGAATTGCCAGCTTATAATACAGAATTTGATTGGAGCGGCGCCGTTTATTTCCTGTACTCGAAAAACCTTCTTTCTGACCAATGGGCTATCAGTTGCATGACCCATCTTATTTCTGAGAAGAAACCTGTTTGGTTCCTTGAAATTGATGAGCTGAAGCCCAAAGATGCATTGAATTGGGCAAAGGAAGGCAAAAAGGAATGTGAGCAACCACGAGCAAATGAAAATGTGGACAGCGATATTGAAATTAGTGTGGCCGATATGGATGGAACTGATGATGGGAGTGTAGTTAATAATAATGGAAGGGGTGATGCTGCTGATGTTGCTGATGATGATTCAAGCCTGAGAAATCAAGACGAAGATTTAAAGTTTTGGGAAAAGATGCCAAAGATCAAAGTGCCAAAGAAAAATAGCTCAAACAGGAAGATGAACAATTTCTGGTGTTCATTGGAAAATAAACTTCCAAAATTTAAATCGCAAAAATCAAAATCGCGAAAGTTAGCTGCAGAAATTTCAAAACCAGATAAAAACAGGGGGTCCTCAAGCACCAGACCTTTGCTTGAAAGCGATCATAATTTTATGTTGGAAGCGGAAGGGCCGGGGGCAGAACTAAGTGAAACTCCATTGCGGAATGAAGTATTTCTATTCCCTGAGACCGATCTTCAAAGTCATGACACAGGTTTTGTCCATCCTATACcaaataatgattataacatGGATGCTCCAAGACATCATGTTGCAGGTGGTAGTGATGAAAACATTGTGAATGCTGATGTTCATGGGACATTtaatgatgatcatgatgatgatgaaactTGTGTATTGGAAAAAGAAGAAGTGGGTATTTCCAATCCGTCAGAAAACATTCCTACATTGCATTTATACACTGAAGTAATTCAGAACAATAATCATACTGGATCCAACTTTGCCATGGAACATAAAGAAGAACCTGCAAGGTTTCCGATAGTTACTAACCCGAAAGAAATTGACCTAATTGGATCACACCGTAGGCACAGTATTAAGCGTGAACAGTCCGAAAGTGGGTTTGAAAATAGTGATAACAGTGGCTCAGAAAGAGCCACATCCGATTTTATGTCACCAGCTTCCCAGTCATCTGGATTCAGTTCCGGAGAGTATTCATCACCCACTTCTAGCAGTGACGGGCGGAACAGCCTTCCATACAATGATTCAGGGTTTAGATTTAAGGGTATGAATGATCAAATAGATGGAAAATCAGACTTGAGAGCCAGCCATGAGAACCAAATTAGCAATGCTCATTCAAAGGGCTTTATGAATTCAAATGCTTGA